The sequence GATATGAATATTAATGTATTCCGAGTTTACTATGGCATCACTGCTCGTCTCAGTTCTAATTAAAGCAGAGAGAGCCAAGGATAGATTTGGGCACCTACATCTATTCTTGCAGTGATCTATTTATAATGTTCTGCAGCAATTTTGGGAGACTCCAACTCTCACTGGCATTCAATCATTTCATAATAGTGAAATTTCCTGATATGCTTTATTACTTATTGTAAGCTTCTATGAGCCTTCATGATGTTATTATAAGGGTTATACATGTGTTACattttaacacatttaaatggatTGTTGTTATTAAGTTAGTATCATAATGAGATCATAATAAGACATTATAAGGGGGACATACAATGCATTTATAACAGtatcataatgcattataccagTCAGCTTCTTATCCACATGGTAAATGTTTGCAATGGTGGCATTTTATTCAACGTTTGTTTATAGATGACTTGTAATTAGAATGGGTGCGTCAAACTGTACCCTGAAAGTGTGTGTCTTATGGACATCAAGGCTATGCAATCTTCTGCTGTGATATCTACCCTCTTATGTTTAACGAAATCAACATCTAAGTAGTTCACAAAGCAATGTTTAAAGAGCAAGTCACTTGTTGTCATTGCATTGTATAGCAGCATCACATTTCTCTGTCTGTGTTCATGCCTAACCCCTTGATCTCTGTGTGTTCCAGGATTGTGTGTCTGCTGGAGGCGGGGAAGGGGTAGGCAGTGGTTCTGGGGGCAGCAGTGGAGGAGTAGACATGCCAGGCTCCTTTGTGCCCACAGTCACAGCCATCACCAGCAGCCAGGACCTGCAGTGGATGGTGCAGCCAACTCTCATCTCGTCCCAGGCCTCTGGCCAGAGTGAGACGGGAACCTCTACTATGACCCAGTCTGTGTCCCTGGTAGACCCTTATGATCTGCCAGGGCCCAGTTATTCCTCTGGCTCAGGTTTTACTCCCGCAGGCTCTGAGACCCCGGGGCCAGCCCCGGGCCCCATCCGCCAGTCTAGGACCCGTAGTCGCCGTGTACGAGACGAGTCTGTGAGTGACGATGGAGATGTtggtgtgtttgtaagtgtgtgtgtatgccccgTGTGTCAATCTTTATATGTCAAATGGATAGACAGCAAGGGTTAACACATTCACCACATTTTTTAATGATACTGTATTTGATGAGACATCTATATATCTGTTATTCTAAGCTAGCGAGATAAAGGCAAAGTTTGGGTTTGTTTTAATCTCTCCTTATTCTTTTCCTCCAGTTCACTCCAGAGGAGCAAGAGAAGAGGCGTGTTCGACGCGAGAGGAACAAGCTGGCAGCCGCCAAATGCCGAAACCGCCGGCGCGAACTCACTGACAGACTGCAAGGGGTGagcttggctggggttcttactGTCAAAATGACTTATGGCAATAATTATATACAGTGTGTTACGCTACATTACTAGGCTTATGGTAATGACTGTGTATGTGAGTAATAGGAACACAATGTTATTTAAGTGGCTGGTTATTAACAGAAGTTGAAGTGAGAAAAGATGATTATAGTGCTTGTTACAGTCTATTGTGCCTAGAGTTGTTATAGTCTCATTTGCCAGTCCTAGCATAGGCTATGCTATCTATTTCAAGGAGGAAACATGTAGGCCCATCTATATCTAGAAAGATAGCCATGCATCCACCTCCATAGACATAGAATTCAAACAGCTGTATAGTCTAACCCTCTATCTCTcgcctttcctccctccctccacaggaGACCGACATCCTGGAGGAGGAGAAGTCTGAGCTGGAGGCTGAGATCTCTGAGCTGCAGAAGGAGAAGGAGCGCCTGGAGTTTGTCCTGGTGGCTCACCAGCCCAGCTGCAAGATCCCCTACCAGGAGCAGCAGGCCTCATGCTCCACACAGCTCCAGCATCAGCCCCCACTGCCCCAACAGGCTCCCGTCTCCATCGTGGGCTTGACTGTGGAGGACACTTTCTACCTGCCTCCTGCCTACACCTCACAGCCTTCTACTTCACAGCATCAACAGCAGCAGgttcagcagcagcaacaacagcagcaggtTCAACAGCAGCAACAGGTTCAACCGCAGCCGGGGATGATGCAGGAGGTAGCGTTTTCTAGTTCTTTCTATGGCTCAAGCGAGCCTGCGCCGGGTGGGCCGTGCCTGGTGGCCGACGGTGGGGGTGGTGGTCACCATGATGGCGCGGCCGCTGGCAGCTACAACCCTTCATACACATCTTCATTTGTGTTCAGCTACCCAGAGGGAGCCTGCGGGGTCAGCGCTAACCAGAGAAACAGCAGCAGCGAGCAGTCCTCTGATTCCCTGAACTCGCCCTCGCTGCTCGCGCTCTGACTgaccgacagacacacacacacaccacacgcacacacacacacgcccctaTGTCAATCACTTATATACGGCAAAAAACAGTTGCTCATGGTAGACGAGGTCAACAACATGGATAAACATACATTATGTAATGAGCCATACAAACTCACACACATTCAGACCAAGTAAACATGACATCAAGCAAAGTTTGACCACATAGCATTCAGTGCACACCGTTGTCCTTATGAGGAAACCAAACGTAACTAAATCAAGTATTTAAAGTGAATTCAAATTGAGTCTAAAACTCTGGGCTCTGAGTTGTCAGTTGATCTGTGAAACATCCTCTGACATCATACCCGGCTTAATTCACAATGAATCTTTCAACGTCTTGTGACGTGTACGTACAGTGCACACAGTAAATAGCAACATGCTCACCTGCGATCCCACAAGCACACTTATCCTCCCCTTCGTTCCCTCTGTCGGTCATCCCTCTGTCACTGCTCCTGCTCTCATcttcttcatccctctcttcatgctGAATGTATTTGTGCAAGCAGAAATAGGGAAGAAGGACTTAGGTTTGGGTCTTCTTTTGTGAGGCCAGACTGCTGAGCTCTTGCTCTCCCCTCCCGCCTTCCTCATCCTCTCGGTTCCTCTTGCTTCTTCGTCATTAGTTGTGACTTGGAAAGGGGAGGGCGTCACAGCCTCCAGCTATTTGGCGCTTTCTCTTTTTATCCTGCCGTCTACTCTTcgtccatctctccatctttgtttctctcctctgtctctccctctctctgtttctttgaAGTCTTCGAACCCTGAGAGCACGCCGAGCCCTTCCAGACCCTGGGACCTTGACTGAGCGCCGGCCCACCTCACACGTCCCCCCACATGGACACGGACGCACCCCCCACTGAGGAGCCCTGGAGTGTTTCGCTCAAAGTagacctttaaaaaaaacaaaagcaaaaaaaacacacattgaAAAGACACAAAATAGGATGGACACAAATGCAAAAGGGTTGTCACTCTTTTCATTCTTCTCCTGAGCCATTGTTGGATGTTGAAACGATGGAGATGAAATGAGACTTGTGTTGTGCTGGTGAGATGAGGACGgcaggagagtgagagaagaggctTTAGCCGAGGTAGAGGTCTAGAGGGAGAGCTGCAACTTTGGCAGAGACAGAGGATGAGCCCCCTGTACTCTTAAGCCTAAATTGAATTTTAAAAAGCCAAAACAAATCCAGCTCTTGCCAACTGTGTGGATGGGTTACCTCTTACCGGCATAGTACCACCGCCATACTGCAAAGTCTCTTCATCCTGGGTCCACACAAATACTCATACCGTCGCGTTCAAGCATCTGAATTGTCCTCCATTCGTTACTGATACTATTGTGTACAATGTTCTTCCCCCCAAGTattttctgttgttgtttttaagTCTTACCTTTGACAGAGAAAATgtaatgagaaaaaaaaacattgagaGATGTATGTCCTTTTGTTAAAGAGCTTTTGTCAGACATGAGTCTATTGGTATCAGATGTGAACCATTGTTTTTAAAAAGATACTTTAAAGGAATATTCAACCAACCTCTGAACATTGGGATGAGTGGCCTCTGTTCCTCTCCTAGTGGGAGGGGCATTTATTGTGAGTGTACCTCACTCTGAGTCACTTGGCCCGCTTATTTATTTCTTGATTGAGGTTGACACGATGTTAGAGCACAATACAGAGCCGGACACACAGAGGAGACAAGAGGAGGGGGTGTTTATGAGTATGTGTTCTTCATTTGCCTGTGAATTTGTTCCTTTTATTTTCAAGTGACATTTGTtatgttttatgtatttttttgttgttgctttgtcCTCCGCTCTAACCTGTGTCGCCACTGCCGGACATTTTTGTTCTTTCAGGGGAGGTTTTCCCCTTAatgttactattattattgcatTGTGTTATTATTTGATTTTTTATATTAGGTTTGGCAACTTCAGAGGCATGtgcactatatattttttttaatgtgtcAAAAGTATACTTAAAAGCATATGCATATACATACAGAAGATGTGTATATTTAAGTGTATGTACAATGATTGTAAAGTATGAATGTTTGAAAATATAAAAATGGGATATTTTTGTCAATGAAGAAACAGAGGGGGTTGTTGAGGCTGGTTTTAAAATTGATATTTTTCTAAAAGaacaaaataattataataaactACCGTACTTAACCATTCCCTCAATATGACGCACATTATCACTGCCTGTGCTCATGTTTTATATATAAAGCACATTATTCAGGATAACTATATCTAACACGTGATACGGCATGTATTGCAGCTCGTCAGTATGATGAGATTATTGAGGTGGTGCTATTGCCTTTGCCTGTTTGTTTTTCTCTGTGAGGTCAGTCCCAATGCCTACACCGCCAAAGCTTAATGTCACCACTTAGTCCCCTTCGGACCCAAAATGAGGAAACTAATATGAATTGAATGTCAAAATACATATTAAAGTATTAATGATGCAAATCATTTTCAATTGAATGTTTTTGTTGAGAAGTCTGTTAGAGTCTAGTGTGCATTCTTGTTCAATAAAATAGTTATGTATTTCAATCAACAGACATTTTTGGAGAGCTTTTTGAGAGTTGCTCTCTTTAAAAATATTCACCTCATAGTAGTTATTGTTGAAATATCAATGGAGGTGTGATAGGGGAAAAAATATGTTTGGCTTATCATTAGATGGGCTAAAGTCTTAGTTGTGAATTCAAAAGAGGGCCCCTCCAAAATAACTAACGTGCCAGGCTTCAACTGGTAAGACAAGGGACAGGCCTCATACGCCCTTTTTGAATGACGAACGTCATTGCCTTTTCATTTCCTTCCATGAAcctaccatggcattgttgatgATGTGTGAAAGGGGTTTATACTGATAGGTGGCACGTGTACAGAACGGTTTTGTGGAGCTACCTGTCGTAAATCAGATGAACTTATCACAGTATAATCCTGTTCTGGCAGGTTCACTTACAACAAGTCTTATCAGTGATGAGGTCCATGGGTCCTGTTCCATCAAAAGCGCTCACAGAGTCTCCAGACTTGGACAAAAACAACAATCCCATGGTTCTTTCACTGAACGAGAGCATGTTTGAATATTCATGCCGATGATATTCTTCTTATTTCACACCCTAAAACCGTGTCGCGTTGATTTCTTGAATCCCAACCATGCATTCTCTCAGAGAATGTGATGTCATTTTTGTCTTACCTTGGAACCCGGTTAGGAAGAAGAATACACACTTATGTCAGCACTGGACAAATCAGGAAATTAGGTCCAGTTCACATACGTCTCATTTTCTAATCTGTACCATCTAAGGTGTCCTTTATAtagaccacacagagagagagagagatagtgtctgtCCGCACTGCAGATGCTTGCTCACTGTCAACCCCCCTTCTCTTCTACCCTTCTCTCATCTCCGGAAATGGCATTTTCTGCAGTGTCCAGGCTGGTGGCCAATACTGCCTTCACACCACCTCCCTAGTGTGATTTGTTTATTCACACCATCACTGGaggcctagagacagagagagacagagagaccgaaaGGTaaagacagagaaatagagaggaggATTGAGGGAGAGAACTGAGAGGATAAGTCATTTTGGAAGTTATTTTTCTAACAATCCAAGTAGAGATGGGCCATGGACACATGTAGAAATGATTAAATAAACTCAGTACCTTTGTTGTAGCAGTGGACCTGCCTTCATACAAATACCTGATACAAGACTGACTGGAACAGACAAGAGGTCTTTTACCATTTTTGTGAATGACAAATGATTTATTTTCCCATGAGTTGCAAACTTACCATGTTATGTATCGAAATTGACACTTTGAGATGCAGCACTCATATCGTCTGAGATAGACATGTAGCAAATCATCTGAAGAACTTCATTTACACAGTGCTAGAAATCTCCTGGCACTCTCTTTCTGCTACGCTATGTGTCCAGTGTGATCATGTATTGCTGTGATTTTCAACCCCTGTTATAAACTGTACCGTGATCTTTCATTCACATAGCCCTGTATCTATGTTTGGGCCAAGAGGTCTTGACCTAATTGAGTGGAGGTTGAGGGGTGGACCTTGATTATAAATATAAGAATCTTAAAAGAAATATTTCAAAACACTCAATTTCTTAGCATTTTCCTTTGATGCCTTATTTCTGTTATTTCCTTCAATAGAACCTTCGTCTTTTCCTCGAATGCCTTCTctagaaaaaaattataataatccgACTGtatatgtaaacatatgtttgtcTTTTTCTGTGAAGCAACGGTTGCATTGTTGTGATCAGCAGTGACCAATGAAAATGGACTTTATACTCGAGACATTGAGACTATTTGTAACAGCTGAGGCCCAAAACTAAATGGAGGATATTGAGAGGGTGCTGCATCAGTGGTACAAACACTTTTACTCAACTGATCGATCTAATGATGGTGCGTTGATAACTACACACTTGTCCTTGTTCAATGCATAAAATAAGTATAATAATTGATGAAATGTAATACTCAATAACCTTAATAATAATCTATTTCTGAATGAATCAATTTAACCTCTGATTATATTATACAGT comes from Salvelinus alpinus chromosome 21, SLU_Salpinus.1, whole genome shotgun sequence and encodes:
- the LOC139547671 gene encoding protein FosB-like isoform X1; this translates as MQLFWKETKSILPEHNKEYINGDITLIPETVGFSLSSSGVMFQGFPGDFDTISRGSSSPSFESQYLSSVDSFGSPPASASQDCVSAGGGEGVGSGSGGSSGGVDMPGSFVPTVTAITSSQDLQWMVQPTLISSQASGQSETGTSTMTQSVSLVDPYDLPGPSYSSGSGFTPAGSETPGPAPGPIRQSRTRSRRVRDESVSDDGDVGVFFTPEEQEKRRVRRERNKLAAAKCRNRRRELTDRLQGETDILEEEKSELEAEISELQKEKERLEFVLVAHQPSCKIPYQEQQASCSTQLQHQPPLPQQAPVSIVGLTVEDTFYLPPAYTSQPSTSQHQQQQVQQQQQQQQVQQQQQVQPQPGMMQEVAFSSSFYGSSEPAPGGPCLVADGGGGGHHDGAAAGSYNPSYTSSFVFSYPEGACGVSANQRNSSSEQSSDSLNSPSLLAL
- the LOC139547671 gene encoding protein FosB-like isoform X3; this encodes MQLFWKETKSILPEHNKEYINGDITLIPETVGFSLSSSGVMFQGFPGDFDTISRGSSSPSFESQYLSSVDSFGSPPASASQDCVSAGGGEGVGSGSGGSSGGVDMPGSFVPTVTAITSSQDLQWMVQPTLISSQASGQSETGTSTMTQSVSLVDPYDLPGPSYSSGSGFTPAGSETPGPAPGPIRQSRTRSRRVRDESVSDDGDVGVFFTPEEQEKRRVRRERNKLAAAKCRNRRRELTDRLQGETDILEEEKSELEAEISELQKEKERLEFVLVAHQPSCKIPYQEQQASCSTQLQHQPPLPQQAPVSIVGLTVEDTFYLPPAYTSQPSTSQHQQQQVQQQQQQQQVQQQQQVQPQPGMMQESSNPESTPSPSRPWDLD
- the LOC139547671 gene encoding protein FosB-like isoform X2 is translated as MQLFWKETKSILPEHNKEYINGDITLIPETVGFSLSSSGVMFQGFPGDFDTISRGSSSPSFESQYLSSVDSFGSPPASASQDCVSAGGGEGVGSGSGGSSGGVDMPGSFVPTVTAITSSQDLQWMVQPTLISSQASGQSETGTSTMTQSVSLVDPYDLPGPSYSSGSGFTPAGSETPGPAPGPIRQSRTRSRRVRDESFTPEEQEKRRVRRERNKLAAAKCRNRRRELTDRLQGETDILEEEKSELEAEISELQKEKERLEFVLVAHQPSCKIPYQEQQASCSTQLQHQPPLPQQAPVSIVGLTVEDTFYLPPAYTSQPSTSQHQQQQVQQQQQQQQVQQQQQVQPQPGMMQEVAFSSSFYGSSEPAPGGPCLVADGGGGGHHDGAAAGSYNPSYTSSFVFSYPEGACGVSANQRNSSSEQSSDSLNSPSLLAL